TATATCAACGCTTACAGACACTGGTGATACAATATTCAGCGACGAGTTGAACCATTCGAGCTTGATACACAGCATGAGACTGTCACGGGCAAAAAAGGTGATTTATAAACACAGAGATGTAAATGACCTTGAGAAAAAGATAAGAAGAGACAGGGGCAGGGGAAGAAAATTTATCATTACTGAATCTATTTTCAGCATGGATGGAGATATTGCCCCGCTGAGAGACGTATTTGAACTGAAAAAAAAATACGATGTCCATGTTATGCTGGACGATGCGCACGGTACCGGGGTATTTGGCGAGAAAGGAACTGGCCTTGAGGAGCTGTTTGGTCTCTCAGGCAGCATAGATGTGCATATGGCAACATTCGGAAAGGCCCTCGGGTCATTTGGCGCCTTCGTACTGGCAGATAAGATTCTACTGGAATATCTTGTCAACAGGGCAAAGACCTTTATGTACACAACGGCCTTACCGCCATCTTCATTAGCTGCATCACTGGCTGCGCTGAGACTTATAAAAAATGATATATCTTTTAAAGAAGAACTTTGGGAGAACATAGATTACATGCGAGGCAACCTTATGCGAGCCGGTTTTGACCTTAAGGAAAGTGCCGGTCCTATCATCCCGATTGTCGTTGGTGAAGACGCAAAGACTATTAAAATGCAAGAAATCCTTATGGAAAAAGGATTATTTCTCCAAGCCATACGACCCCCTACAGTGCCGGAGGGAACTTCCAGACTCAGATTGACTGTAGTAAGAGGATTTGCAAGGGATGAGATGGATTATACTATAGAAACCCTCGTCCAGACTGGAAAAACGATGGGACTTATTTAGAAGCAATGAAGAGTGAAAAACGAAGAATTATTAAGAAAATAGATTTTTTAATTTTTAATTCTTAATTATGGAGTAAGCAATGTACAGTAGTGAACAATTGACCGAGTGGGACAAAAAATACATCTGGCATCCTTTTACCCAGATGGAAGACTATATGGATATACAGCCATTAGTCATTGAAAGGGGCGAAGGATTTTACCTCATTGATACTGATGGCAGAAAATATATTGACGGTGTTTCTTCGCTATGGGTGCTTGTTCACGGGCATGGGAAAAAAGAGCTGGTGGAAGTCATAGGGCAACAGTCAAAACAACTTTGCCATTCTACCCTGCTTGGACTGACAAATGTTCCGGCTGTTGTACTTGCAAAAAAGCTTATAGATATTGCCCCGGAAGGCCTGTCAAAAGTCTTTTACTCCGATAACGGTTCAACCTCTGTTGAGATTGCATTGAAAATGGCATACCAGTATTGGCAGCAGAAGGGTGAGAAGAAGAGGAAGAAATTTATTTCGTTTGCTAACGGCTATCATGGCGATACCATCGGGTCGGTAAGCGTGGGAGGTATAGACCTCTTTCATAAAGTGTACAGGCCGTTACTTTTCAGAAATTATAAATCCCCATCGCCTTACTGCTACAGATGCCCGTTGAAGCTTCAAAAAGAAACATGTGGCCTGGCATGTGTGGAGCAGTTTGAAAAAATTGTTAAAAGGCACAAAGACGAGGTGTGTGCTGTAATTATTGAACCAATCGTTCAGGGGGCGGCTGGTATGATTGTCCAGCCTGATGGTTTTCTCTCAGCAGTCCGGGGGATTGCAAAAGAGAATGGCCTTTTGTTCATAGCAGACGAAGTGGCTACAGGATTCGGAAGAACAGGAAATATGTTCGCCTGTGAAAAAGAAAATGTAAGACCGGATTTCTTATGTGTTGCAAAAAGTATTACCGGTGGGTACCTTCCTCTCGCGGCAACATTGACGACAGATGAAATATTCGGTGGTTTTCTCGGAAAATTTGAAGATTTTAAGACATTTTTCCATGGGCACACGTATACGGGGAACCCTCTTGCCTGTAGTGTTGCTGTGAAAAATCTTGAATTGTACGAAGAAGAACAGTTAATTGGAAAATTGAAAGGTAAGATTGCTTTATTGCAAAAGGAACTAC
The DNA window shown above is from Pseudomonadota bacterium and carries:
- the bioA gene encoding adenosylmethionine--8-amino-7-oxononanoate transaminase translates to MYSSEQLTEWDKKYIWHPFTQMEDYMDIQPLVIERGEGFYLIDTDGRKYIDGVSSLWVLVHGHGKKELVEVIGQQSKQLCHSTLLGLTNVPAVVLAKKLIDIAPEGLSKVFYSDNGSTSVEIALKMAYQYWQQKGEKKRKKFISFANGYHGDTIGSVSVGGIDLFHKVYRPLLFRNYKSPSPYCYRCPLKLQKETCGLACVEQFEKIVKRHKDEVCAVIIEPIVQGAAGMIVQPDGFLSAVRGIAKENGLLFIADEVATGFGRTGNMFACEKENVRPDFLCVAKSITGGYLPLAATLTTDEIFGGFLGKFEDFKTFFHGHTYTGNPLACSVAVKNLELYEEEQLIGKLKGKIALLQKELQGFYQLLHVGDVRQRGFMIGIELVKNRKTKRSYTPKEKIGQKVTWEARKRGVVIRPLGDVIVLIPPLAIDETTLKELVKVTYESIKAVTGI
- a CDS encoding 8-amino-7-oxononanoate synthase, which codes for MRERLSEILQDIKEKGNYRAIRYIKPLSATKVLYNSKEHLNLCSNSYLSLHVHPDVINAARQATEEYGSGTCSSRSVAGSIDLYEELEREIAAYKGYSNALIFSNGYMANIGIISTLTDTGDTIFSDELNHSSLIHSMRLSRAKKVIYKHRDVNDLEKKIRRDRGRGRKFIITESIFSMDGDIAPLRDVFELKKKYDVHVMLDDAHGTGVFGEKGTGLEELFGLSGSIDVHMATFGKALGSFGAFVLADKILLEYLVNRAKTFMYTTALPPSSLAASLAALRLIKNDISFKEELWENIDYMRGNLMRAGFDLKESAGPIIPIVVGEDAKTIKMQEILMEKGLFLQAIRPPTVPEGTSRLRLTVVRGFARDEMDYTIETLVQTGKTMGLI